In Streptomyces chartreusis, the following proteins share a genomic window:
- a CDS encoding RNA-binding domain-containing protein has translation MLEEGESQSIEFKTDITSTSQLARDVAAMANSGGGLIFVGVDPTGRPLGLTDKIRSRARARVDQVAESIFPELHGQARLSVGEYLIGGGIVLVISVPDVPESFKPVRTVDGVVYMRRDDHVVRVSSNPAPHPSNATTRKEWRIFVAMSFQVDREPALVDYYHAMKRAIRRSGIKCRIDRVDEVHGDYEVTAKIEEMITSADIVIADFTLNSPNVYYEAGIARGSKVYTIRTARKDTEIPFDVGTKKFILYTNATQLEESLIDPIQRAALELDNDEADKR, from the coding sequence ATGCTTGAGGAAGGAGAGTCTCAGTCGATTGAATTCAAGACAGATATCACCAGTACGTCACAGCTGGCCCGAGATGTTGCTGCGATGGCCAACAGTGGCGGAGGGCTGATCTTCGTCGGCGTGGATCCGACCGGGAGACCTCTCGGTCTCACCGATAAGATTCGCAGCCGTGCGCGAGCTCGCGTGGATCAGGTGGCGGAGTCAATCTTCCCTGAATTGCACGGCCAGGCTCGGCTCTCCGTCGGAGAGTACCTAATTGGTGGCGGAATAGTTCTGGTCATTAGCGTTCCAGACGTTCCAGAGTCTTTCAAGCCTGTCCGGACGGTGGATGGCGTCGTTTATATGAGACGCGATGACCACGTTGTGAGGGTGTCCAGCAATCCTGCGCCGCATCCATCAAACGCAACTACGAGAAAGGAGTGGAGAATCTTCGTCGCCATGTCGTTTCAGGTCGATAGAGAGCCGGCATTGGTTGACTACTATCACGCGATGAAAAGGGCGATAAGGAGGAGTGGGATTAAGTGTCGAATTGATCGAGTTGATGAGGTTCATGGGGACTATGAGGTAACAGCAAAGATCGAAGAAATGATCACCTCCGCTGATATAGTGATCGCCGATTTCACCTTGAATAGCCCAAACGTATACTACGAAGCCGGTATCGCACGAGGCTCTAAGGTTTATACAATCAGGACCGCACGCAAAGACACTGAAATACCGTTTGATGTGGGGACGAAAAAGTTCATCCTGTATACCAACGCTACACAGTTGGAGGAGTCACTCATCGACCCTATCCAGAGAGCCGCCCTCGAACTAGACAATGATGAAGCTGATAAGCGTTAG